In a single window of the Pseudorca crassidens isolate mPseCra1 chromosome 9, mPseCra1.hap1, whole genome shotgun sequence genome:
- the LOC137230808 gene encoding guanine nucleotide exchange factor subunit RIC1-like, which yields HPSIHPPIHPSIHPSIYPSIHPSTHSSIYPSIHPSTHPSIHPSIHPSIHPPIHPSTHPSIHPPIHPSIHPSTHPSIHPSIHPSIHPSIHPSIHSSIHPSIHPSIHPSIHSSIHPSIHPLIHPSTHPSIHPSIHPPIHPSIHPSTHPPIHPSTHPPIHPSTHPSIHPSIHPSIHPSTHPSTHPSIHPSIHPSTHPTIHPSIHPSIHPPIHPSVHPATHPSIHQSDQCSMNHT from the coding sequence catccatccatccatccacccatccacccatccatccatccatccatctatccatccatccatccatccacccattcatccatctatccatccatccatccatccacccatccatccatccacccatccatccatccatccatccatccacccatccatccatccactcatccatccatccacccacccatccatccatccatccatccatccacccatccatccatccatccatccatccacccatccatccatccatccatccatccatccatccactcatccatccatccatccatccatccatccatccatccatccatccactcatccatccatccatccatccatccactcatccatccatccacccacccatccatccatccatccatccatccacccatccacccatccatccatccatccacccatccacccatccatccatccacccatccacccatccacccatccacccatccatccatccatccatccatccacccatccatccatccatccacccatccatccacccatccatccatccacccatccatccatccatccacccatccaaccatccacccatccatccatccatccatccatccacccatccatccatccgtccatccagccacccacccatccatccatcaatctgATCAATGCTCAATGAACCACACATAA